One Pseudodesulfovibrio senegalensis DNA segment encodes these proteins:
- a CDS encoding substrate-binding periplasmic protein, with translation MKIVKAGVCAILLCMVLATFPFRAAAGDALPVVTMASLEWPPYSGASLPGQGVSVCVARKAFEAMGYRLEVRFFPWQRVLSQMGMDSGVIGYMPEYDSAERRESYSYSTPIGVSPLGIVEPADKPWPWHELRDLRGARIGVVAGYVNTPDFDAMVEYRQLWVEPVMDDETNLRKVLEGRIDLAVIDQHVFNWILRSSRFFRGRRDGVRFQDRLLGENLLYACFAGTVEGHHWRDIFNEGLTRINAMALHKSLMQKAEGKDSIKR, from the coding sequence ATGAAAATAGTGAAGGCAGGCGTATGCGCAATCCTCCTGTGCATGGTCCTTGCGACCTTTCCTTTCCGTGCGGCAGCCGGCGATGCGTTGCCCGTGGTGACCATGGCTTCGCTGGAATGGCCTCCCTATTCCGGGGCTTCCCTACCCGGTCAGGGGGTGAGCGTCTGTGTGGCCCGCAAGGCGTTTGAGGCCATGGGCTATCGGCTAGAAGTACGTTTTTTTCCGTGGCAGCGAGTCCTTTCGCAAATGGGCATGGACAGCGGGGTGATCGGGTATATGCCGGAATACGATTCCGCTGAACGCCGTGAATCGTATTCGTATTCGACCCCCATAGGGGTAAGCCCGCTGGGGATAGTGGAGCCTGCGGACAAACCATGGCCGTGGCATGAGCTTCGCGATTTGCGCGGAGCCCGCATCGGCGTGGTTGCCGGTTATGTCAACACACCGGACTTTGATGCTATGGTCGAATACAGACAGCTGTGGGTAGAACCCGTGATGGACGATGAAACCAACCTGCGCAAGGTGTTGGAGGGGCGCATTGATCTGGCTGTCATCGACCAACACGTGTTCAACTGGATTTTGCGTTCATCCCGTTTTTTTCGGGGCCGGCGAGACGGCGTTCGGTTTCAGGACAGACTGTTGGGCGAGAACCTTTTGTACGCCTGCTTTGCCGGCACCGTTGAGGGTCACCACTGGAGAGATATTTTCAACGAGGGGCTCACGAGAATCAACGCCATGGCCTTGCACAAGAGCCTGATGCAAAAAGCCGAGGGAAAGGATTCTATAAAGCGCTGA
- a CDS encoding substrate-binding periplasmic protein, which translates to MWNYNCIARAMHTSYPHLMMNNRICHGAGPHHSLLLRAMVLALGLALFAMSTNALARKNVLRVAVEYHYPPFSQTDKNGKPYGFNVDIAHALSKAMNMQCEVRAFNWNELIPALLDNRVDAIIANMAKTPERSTVVSFTKPYQRSKTGFVGYGTSPKIPLTLQAARNKRLCTQSGTIQFKYLKDKYGKEAHVIGFPTMEDALLAVAEKECDLALAPLLTAFEFLKSKKGGECELVGKALSEQEYPHNSSHIAVRKSDSELRSKLNRAIDQISASGIYHTISRRYFPFSAL; encoded by the coding sequence GTGTGGAACTATAACTGCATTGCGCGCGCCATGCACACGTCCTATCCTCACCTCATGATGAACAACCGTATTTGCCATGGGGCCGGGCCGCACCATTCCCTCCTGCTCCGGGCAATGGTCCTTGCTCTGGGACTGGCCCTGTTTGCCATGTCCACCAACGCGCTCGCCCGCAAAAACGTCCTGCGGGTGGCGGTTGAATACCATTACCCGCCCTTCAGCCAGACGGACAAAAACGGCAAACCATATGGATTCAACGTGGATATCGCCCATGCGCTGAGCAAGGCCATGAACATGCAATGTGAAGTCCGGGCCTTCAACTGGAATGAACTCATCCCGGCCCTGCTGGACAACAGGGTGGACGCCATCATCGCCAACATGGCCAAGACTCCGGAACGTTCCACGGTGGTATCCTTCACAAAACCCTACCAACGTTCCAAGACCGGATTCGTGGGCTACGGCACCAGCCCAAAAATTCCGCTGACCCTGCAGGCGGCCCGAAACAAGCGCCTCTGCACGCAGTCCGGCACCATTCAGTTCAAATACCTGAAAGACAAATACGGAAAAGAGGCGCATGTAATCGGCTTTCCGACCATGGAGGACGCCCTTCTGGCCGTGGCGGAAAAAGAATGCGATCTGGCCCTTGCGCCATTGCTGACGGCCTTCGAATTTCTGAAATCGAAAAAAGGCGGAGAGTGCGAACTGGTGGGCAAGGCCCTTTCCGAGCAGGAATATCCTCACAATTCGTCACACATTGCCGTGCGCAAGTCGGATTCCGAGCTTCGCAGCAAACTGAACCGCGCCATCGACCAGATATCCGCCTCGGGCATATATCACACCATCAGCCGCCGATACTTTCCATTCAGCGCTTTATAG
- a CDS encoding metal-sensitive transcriptional regulator, whose amino-acid sequence MNNGHEPAKDQEQLKKNVLSRLKRIEGQVRGLYRMVETDRSCRDVLVQMRAVDAAIKSARTQLLKRRLGQFEEMESSGASEHAEALKDLINDLSRFMDE is encoded by the coding sequence ATGAACAACGGGCATGAACCGGCAAAGGACCAGGAACAGCTCAAAAAAAATGTACTCTCCCGCCTGAAACGAATCGAAGGCCAGGTGCGCGGCCTGTACCGCATGGTGGAAACGGACAGAAGCTGCCGTGATGTCCTCGTGCAGATGCGGGCCGTTGATGCGGCAATAAAATCAGCACGGACGCAGCTTCTCAAGCGCCGCCTTGGTCAATTTGAAGAAATGGAATCCTCAGGCGCCAGCGAACACGCGGAAGCCCTGAAGGATCTGATCAATGACCTGTCCCGATTCATGGACGAATAG
- a CDS encoding FmdE family protein — protein sequence MDRTYRKVRSFGVWLALAATLTFCFSTAVLAAPAQYGNAVKLGQAASAQASGMLGMDWSQAEVIAVTNAGYAMPGENSTKGCLDGIAEATGATVGACTLLTLQSRFDQPLWFAFFSKKTGQCVYLEYESARAAKALQGESPESIKAGVAQMARIDADYLFAHAADFSAQLKKGLFGNNAFRIVTTANAAARNCNSETLKAIQVHDHFCPGVSSGIVLANYVRHNLLPSPDAGCFVLSVNPWCKEDALTTLLNATPGKRSYAVVYPTGKQRAAWPAPLNRACSVIFTQQKGQPWHGTVLGFDFSKAKAEYGKKSFGNKVLDKLHADLWFMDNMDRAEAMVEPLKEFDLAAGMMPRDLMQPGTDLIGTLHKL from the coding sequence ATGGACAGAACATACAGGAAAGTGCGGTCGTTCGGCGTGTGGCTTGCGTTGGCTGCGACGTTGACATTTTGTTTTTCCACCGCGGTTTTGGCAGCTCCGGCACAGTACGGCAACGCCGTGAAATTGGGGCAGGCTGCGAGCGCACAGGCCTCCGGCATGCTGGGCATGGACTGGTCGCAGGCTGAGGTCATCGCGGTGACCAACGCGGGGTACGCCATGCCGGGCGAGAATTCCACAAAGGGTTGTCTGGACGGCATTGCCGAGGCCACGGGCGCCACGGTCGGGGCGTGCACGCTTTTGACCCTGCAAAGCCGTTTCGACCAGCCGCTGTGGTTTGCCTTTTTCAGCAAGAAAACGGGCCAGTGCGTGTATCTTGAATATGAGTCGGCCCGGGCCGCCAAGGCCTTGCAGGGCGAATCACCGGAATCGATCAAGGCCGGGGTGGCCCAGATGGCCAGAATCGACGCGGACTATCTGTTCGCCCATGCCGCTGATTTTTCCGCACAACTGAAAAAAGGGCTTTTCGGCAACAATGCGTTTCGCATCGTGACCACGGCCAATGCCGCCGCCCGTAATTGCAACAGCGAAACGCTCAAGGCCATTCAGGTACATGACCACTTCTGCCCGGGCGTGAGTTCCGGCATCGTGCTGGCCAACTACGTGCGTCACAATCTGCTGCCTTCGCCGGACGCGGGATGCTTTGTGCTGAGCGTGAATCCATGGTGCAAGGAAGACGCACTGACCACCCTGCTCAACGCCACGCCGGGCAAGCGCAGCTATGCCGTGGTCTATCCCACGGGCAAGCAGCGTGCCGCATGGCCCGCTCCCCTGAACCGTGCCTGCTCCGTGATCTTCACGCAGCAGAAGGGCCAGCCGTGGCACGGCACCGTGCTGGGCTTCGATTTCTCCAAGGCCAAGGCCGAATACGGCAAGAAGTCTTTTGGCAACAAAGTACTGGACAAACTGCACGCGGACCTGTGGTTCATGGACAACATGGACAGGGCCGAGGCCATGGTCGAGCCGCTCAAGGAGTTCGATCTTGCGGCAGGCATGATGCCCCGCGATCTCATGCAGCCGGGCACGGACCTGATCGGAACGCTGCACAAATTGTAG
- a CDS encoding sensor histidine kinase — protein MQVREKGSYHKLSRNMVFTVVTVSMAPLILVGGLIFNHFRSIYHEKVYALLVEVVGKHTATVDTFLHEKLSEVQFLNRAFSFDQLSDNVFLEKTLRDIQQQYGLIFVDLGIIDESGRQIAYAGPFDLLGADYSKADWYLESRGKVSVISDVFLGLRRSPHFIIAANAVAGGKQWTLRATIDFLAFSNLVESIRIGETGHAYILNRSGVFQTKPPAGRSSSFTLAPVESIVPEALGAGIRMNRSKGSDDAYYIIVSSSLKGGDWRLVYQQKWNDAFSAMNRSEFFTLAIFLLGGLGIVGMAVVMSRKLMARFKSIDREAELMNKQMVEAGKLASIGELAAGIAHEINNPVAIMIEEAGWVGDLLEDEQKQLSCSDEVARALRQVRTQGQRCKDITHKLLSFARQTDSEASDVSIAPLIEEVVNLSMQQARFAKVNFNLDLEDMPRVRASVSELQQVFLNLVNNSIQAMEPEGGELSLSCMAAGPWAVINVQDTGPGIPEANLDRVFDPFFTTKPVGKGSGLGLSICYGIIRRMGGEIDVESSAGKGARFTIRLPFASSGQRENQTKAVHHD, from the coding sequence ATGCAGGTTCGGGAAAAAGGCTCATACCACAAGCTGTCGCGCAACATGGTGTTTACTGTGGTCACAGTATCCATGGCGCCGCTTATTCTTGTCGGCGGGCTCATTTTCAACCATTTCCGGTCCATCTATCATGAAAAGGTCTATGCGCTGCTCGTCGAGGTGGTGGGTAAGCATACGGCCACCGTCGATACCTTCCTTCATGAAAAGCTTTCCGAGGTTCAGTTCCTGAACAGGGCGTTCTCCTTTGACCAGCTTTCCGACAACGTTTTTCTGGAAAAGACCCTGCGCGACATCCAGCAGCAGTATGGTCTCATTTTTGTGGATCTGGGCATCATTGATGAAAGCGGCAGGCAGATCGCCTATGCCGGGCCCTTTGACCTGCTCGGCGCGGATTATTCCAAGGCCGACTGGTATCTGGAGTCTCGGGGAAAGGTTTCGGTGATCAGCGACGTTTTTCTGGGGCTGCGCCGGTCGCCGCATTTCATCATTGCCGCCAATGCCGTTGCCGGAGGCAAACAATGGACGCTTCGAGCCACCATCGACTTTCTGGCCTTCAGCAATCTGGTGGAGAGCATCCGCATCGGTGAAACCGGGCACGCCTATATTCTCAACCGGAGCGGCGTGTTCCAGACCAAGCCCCCCGCAGGGCGCAGCAGCAGTTTTACGCTTGCCCCGGTGGAATCAATCGTGCCCGAGGCCTTGGGGGCAGGCATCCGGATGAACAGGTCAAAGGGCAGCGACGATGCCTACTATATCATCGTTTCTTCCTCCCTCAAGGGAGGAGATTGGCGGCTGGTCTATCAGCAGAAATGGAACGACGCCTTTTCCGCCATGAACCGCAGCGAGTTTTTCACGCTGGCTATTTTTCTCCTCGGCGGGTTGGGAATCGTGGGCATGGCGGTGGTTATGTCCAGAAAGCTCATGGCCCGTTTCAAGAGCATCGATCGGGAAGCTGAACTCATGAACAAGCAGATGGTGGAGGCCGGGAAGCTGGCTTCCATCGGCGAACTTGCTGCAGGCATTGCCCACGAGATCAACAACCCGGTGGCCATCATGATCGAGGAGGCCGGATGGGTGGGCGACTTGTTGGAGGACGAGCAGAAACAGCTTTCCTGCAGTGACGAGGTTGCCCGCGCCCTCAGGCAGGTTCGCACCCAGGGGCAGCGGTGCAAGGATATCACCCACAAGCTGCTCAGCTTCGCGCGTCAGACCGATTCCGAAGCGTCCGATGTTTCCATTGCCCCGCTCATTGAGGAGGTGGTCAACCTGTCCATGCAACAGGCCCGATTTGCCAAGGTCAACTTCAATCTGGATCTTGAGGACATGCCTCGAGTGCGCGCTTCGGTTTCGGAGCTGCAGCAGGTTTTCTTGAATCTTGTGAACAATTCCATTCAGGCCATGGAACCGGAAGGCGGAGAGCTCTCCCTTTCCTGCATGGCTGCAGGGCCGTGGGCCGTCATCAATGTTCAGGACACAGGCCCCGGTATCCCCGAGGCCAATCTGGATCGCGTCTTTGACCCGTTTTTCACCACCAAACCCGTGGGTAAAGGGAGCGGGCTTGGCCTGTCCATCTGCTACGGAATCATCCGTCGCATGGGCGGAGAAATAGATGTGGAAAGCTCTGCGGGCAAGGGTGCCCGGTTCACCATCCGGCTTCCCTTCGCCTCTTCCGGACAGCGGGAAAATCAGACCAAGGCGGTTCATCATGACTGA
- a CDS encoding response regulator, with product MTDAVILFVDDEAGFVDAMCRRLSRRNMFVHKAFEGEGALNLLAEHNGIDVVVLDMKMPGRDGMSVLEDIRQGYPQVEVIMLTGHGTVESAIEGMHKGAYDYLLKPCDIEVLVDRIHQAAAHKREREAQATKNRVDHIAGSIV from the coding sequence ATGACTGATGCCGTCATCCTGTTTGTGGACGATGAGGCAGGGTTTGTGGATGCAATGTGCAGGCGGCTGAGCAGGCGAAACATGTTTGTCCATAAGGCGTTTGAAGGTGAAGGCGCCCTGAATCTGCTGGCAGAGCACAACGGAATTGACGTGGTCGTGCTGGACATGAAGATGCCCGGCCGAGACGGGATGAGCGTTCTCGAGGACATCAGGCAGGGCTATCCGCAGGTGGAGGTCATCATGCTCACCGGCCACGGTACTGTGGAGTCGGCCATCGAAGGCATGCACAAGGGCGCGTATGATTATTTGCTGAAGCCGTGCGATATCGAGGTTCTGGTCGATAGAATTCATCAGGCCGCAGCGCATAAGCGCGAAAGAGAAGCCCAGGCAACCAAAAATCGGGTGGATCATATTGCCGGAAGTATAGTATAG
- a CDS encoding sulfite exporter TauE/SafE family protein, with translation MNFFNRWGNFMMAGAGALAQWEIENAKSILSSRKRIMMIGLLLIPVVLGGIAFADEVAPVLPDLLGGKKSYSPAFYSLGIFLVSIAIGMGAGLITGCIGAGGGFIIAPALMSAGIKGILAVGTDLFHIFAKAIMGSVIHRKLGNVSVALAVVFLVGAIMGATAGGVINRVLYEINPVLSDAFITTVYSLMLGFLGFYALSDFLRCRKAGDGTCAHGGGKTEGADMGGMAKALQAMNIPPMVTFDQDLTPGGRSISWVFLVLSGALVGLAAGIMGVGGGFLTFPIFVYVLGVSSMTTVGTDIFQIVFTAGFASISQYAIYGFIFYTLAMGMLVGSLLGIQIGALVTKVVPGITIRGFYAMAVLAGFMNRIFALPGKLGEMDVLPISPALGSVLNDIGIWAFFIVIGGFSVWVIGTFLKNIPTLKR, from the coding sequence ATGAATTTTTTCAACAGATGGGGAAATTTCATGATGGCGGGAGCGGGAGCGCTCGCACAGTGGGAGATTGAAAACGCCAAGAGCATCTTGAGCAGCAGAAAGCGGATCATGATGATCGGACTCCTGCTTATTCCCGTGGTGCTGGGCGGGATAGCGTTTGCCGACGAGGTGGCTCCGGTGCTGCCGGACCTGTTGGGCGGCAAGAAATCCTACAGTCCGGCCTTCTACAGTCTGGGCATCTTTCTGGTGTCCATCGCCATTGGCATGGGCGCCGGGCTCATCACCGGCTGTATCGGCGCTGGGGGCGGATTCATTATCGCGCCGGCACTCATGAGCGCCGGCATCAAGGGTATTCTCGCCGTCGGGACCGATCTGTTCCACATCTTTGCCAAGGCGATCATGGGCAGTGTCATCCATCGCAAGCTGGGCAACGTGTCCGTGGCTCTGGCCGTAGTTTTTCTGGTGGGGGCCATCATGGGCGCCACCGCAGGCGGGGTCATCAACCGCGTGCTCTACGAGATCAACCCGGTTCTGAGTGATGCGTTCATCACAACCGTCTATTCGCTCATGCTCGGTTTCCTGGGTTTTTATGCCTTGTCCGATTTTCTGCGCTGCCGCAAGGCGGGCGACGGCACCTGCGCGCACGGCGGCGGCAAGACCGAGGGCGCTGATATGGGCGGCATGGCCAAGGCTTTGCAGGCCATGAATATCCCCCCCATGGTCACCTTCGACCAGGACCTGACTCCCGGCGGACGCAGCATTTCCTGGGTCTTTTTGGTGCTTTCCGGCGCGCTGGTGGGATTGGCCGCAGGCATCATGGGCGTTGGCGGCGGCTTCCTGACCTTCCCGATCTTCGTGTATGTGCTGGGTGTCTCCTCCATGACCACTGTGGGCACCGACATTTTCCAGATCGTGTTCACGGCAGGGTTCGCGTCCATTTCCCAGTACGCCATTTACGGCTTTATCTTCTACACCTTGGCCATGGGCATGCTGGTGGGGTCCCTGCTGGGTATCCAGATCGGCGCGCTGGTGACCAAGGTGGTACCGGGTATCACTATCCGCGGTTTTTATGCCATGGCCGTGCTGGCCGGTTTCATGAACCGTATCTTTGCCCTTCCGGGCAAGCTCGGGGAAATGGACGTGTTGCCCATATCGCCAGCGCTGGGGTCGGTGCTCAACGACATCGGCATCTGGGCTTTTTTCATAGTCATCGGCGGATTCTCGGTTTGGGTCATCGGCACCTTCCTGAAGAATATCCCAACCCTGAAGCGATAG
- a CDS encoding PAS domain-containing sensor histidine kinase has translation MNLQDYYDTVMQLSHGIVVTLNPDGSIIHGNALLASLTGYPLRELAGKDWFETFMEEDERDKARLTVMAKAEQQGIVSLSGSITAREGGKSYIDWNLKGLRDSSGAMVGILCVGKDVTEHMLRQKGLLRERFTLLERNKELKCLFDISMLISDSRQELDAVLRRIVDILPSGFQRPASTHVCLTLDNRTWQTAGSRDTEHTLSEPVMVADRRRGTLAVAVSGRRKGLLQQIFLEDERDLLSTAAQQVGMVVSKREIRDAKEQLEQQLRQADRLAKIGQLSAGVAHEINEPLANILGFAQLALQAKGLPEQAAADLNSIVESSLHAREVIRKLMFFSRQLPPQLVATNLNEVVEQGLRITEASAKRSGVKVVRDFDDSLPEINADPQHIKQVVVNLVANAIQAMEDGGALTLRTVSHKNDVYLLVEDTGSGIAPEQLKQIFTPFFTTKDVDKGTGLGLSVVHGIVKAHGGFIQVHSEPGQGTRVEVAFPCLHNSESVDQ, from the coding sequence ATGAACCTTCAGGATTATTACGACACGGTCATGCAGCTCAGCCACGGTATCGTGGTTACCCTGAACCCGGACGGGAGCATCATCCACGGCAACGCGTTGCTGGCGTCCCTGACAGGATACCCCCTGCGCGAGCTTGCCGGGAAAGATTGGTTCGAAACATTCATGGAAGAGGACGAGCGCGACAAGGCGCGCCTCACCGTGATGGCCAAGGCTGAGCAGCAGGGAATTGTGTCCCTGTCCGGCTCCATCACCGCGCGCGAAGGCGGCAAGAGCTATATTGACTGGAACCTCAAGGGACTGCGCGATTCTTCCGGCGCCATGGTCGGCATCCTCTGTGTGGGCAAGGACGTCACCGAACACATGTTGCGCCAGAAAGGGCTTCTGCGTGAGCGGTTTACCTTGCTGGAACGCAACAAGGAGCTCAAGTGCCTTTTTGACATCAGTATGCTGATCAGTGATTCCAGGCAGGAGCTGGATGCCGTGTTGCGAAGGATCGTCGATATTCTGCCCTCCGGTTTTCAGAGGCCCGCCAGCACGCATGTCTGTTTGACTCTGGACAACAGGACATGGCAGACCGCGGGCTCTCGGGACACGGAGCACACCCTTTCGGAACCGGTCATGGTGGCCGACAGGCGACGGGGAACCCTTGCGGTCGCGGTTTCCGGACGCAGAAAAGGGTTGTTGCAACAGATATTTCTTGAAGATGAACGCGATTTGCTGTCCACGGCCGCGCAACAGGTGGGCATGGTGGTCTCCAAGCGGGAAATCCGCGATGCCAAGGAACAGCTGGAACAGCAGCTTCGTCAGGCGGACCGGCTGGCGAAGATCGGCCAGTTGTCGGCCGGAGTGGCCCACGAGATCAACGAGCCCCTGGCCAATATTTTGGGATTTGCGCAACTGGCCCTGCAGGCCAAGGGGCTGCCCGAACAGGCGGCTGCGGACCTGAACAGCATCGTGGAATCTTCGCTGCATGCTCGCGAGGTCATCCGCAAGCTCATGTTTTTCAGCCGCCAGCTTCCGCCCCAGCTGGTGGCCACCAACCTCAACGAAGTCGTGGAGCAGGGGCTCCGTATCACCGAGGCCAGCGCCAAGCGCAGTGGGGTCAAGGTGGTGCGCGATTTTGATGACAGCCTTCCCGAGATCAATGCCGACCCCCAGCACATCAAGCAGGTCGTGGTCAATCTGGTGGCCAACGCCATCCAGGCCATGGAAGACGGAGGCGCCCTGACCCTCCGCACGGTCAGCCACAAGAACGACGTCTATCTTCTGGTGGAGGACACCGGTTCAGGCATTGCGCCCGAGCAGCTCAAACAGATTTTCACCCCGTTCTTCACGACCAAGGATGTGGACAAGGGCACCGGCTTGGGCCTGTCCGTGGTTCATGGTATTGTGAAGGCGCATGGTGGTTTCATTCAGGTGCACAGTGAACCCGGTCAGGGAACCCGCGTGGAAGTGGCCTTTCCCTGCCTGCATAACAGCGAGAGCGTTGATCAATGA
- a CDS encoding sigma-54-dependent transcriptional regulator gives MSDTIRILAVDDSRSTLEVLKRNLESNGYEVQTCSRVADALPLLEKMDFELVITDYRMPQATGLDLIKHIRENHRDLEVMMITGYPSISGAVAAIKDGAGEYLPKPFTTEELLSAVERALERSARRRVLESPDTPVGRFGIIGSSPAMEQVYSRIAKAATSSANALISGESGTGKELVARAVHYNSDRRAAPFVPVNCTAIPDSLVESELFGHVKGAFTGAKEARAGFFEIAHGGSIFLDEIGDASPNMQAKLLRVIQSKEFCKVGSSHVHTVDTRILAATHQNLKQMVDEGSFREDLYYRIDVLDIPIPTLAERGDDLIELITHFLAKFSKAMHRPMPEVSDEALQALRRYAWPGNIRELENLMQRLVVILDHDRVEITDLPEAMRFSLPRATGTHDRTLAEVEFEHISNVLAMVGDNKTRAAEILGINRKTLREKLKRMASPEV, from the coding sequence ATGAGTGACACGATTCGGATTCTTGCAGTGGACGACAGCAGGAGCACGCTGGAAGTGCTTAAGCGCAACCTTGAGAGCAATGGATACGAGGTACAGACCTGCTCCCGGGTGGCCGATGCCCTGCCCTTGCTTGAGAAGATGGATTTTGAGCTGGTCATCACCGACTACCGCATGCCACAGGCCACGGGTCTGGACCTCATCAAGCATATTCGCGAGAACCACCGTGACCTTGAGGTCATGATGATCACCGGATATCCCTCAATTTCCGGAGCCGTGGCCGCCATCAAGGACGGTGCAGGGGAGTACCTGCCCAAACCCTTTACCACCGAGGAACTGCTCTCCGCGGTGGAGCGCGCCCTGGAGCGCAGTGCCCGACGCCGCGTGCTGGAGAGCCCGGACACACCCGTGGGCAGGTTCGGCATCATCGGCTCCTCCCCGGCCATGGAACAGGTCTACAGCCGCATTGCCAAGGCAGCGACGTCCAGTGCCAACGCGCTCATTTCCGGCGAATCCGGCACAGGCAAGGAACTGGTGGCCCGCGCCGTGCACTACAACAGCGACCGCCGCGCCGCACCTTTCGTCCCCGTGAACTGCACGGCCATTCCCGACAGTCTGGTGGAAAGCGAGCTTTTCGGCCATGTGAAGGGCGCTTTTACCGGGGCCAAGGAAGCGCGTGCCGGCTTTTTTGAGATAGCCCACGGCGGCTCCATCTTTTTGGATGAAATCGGCGATGCCAGCCCCAACATGCAGGCCAAGCTGTTGCGGGTCATCCAGTCCAAGGAATTTTGCAAGGTGGGTTCCAGTCACGTGCATACCGTGGACACCCGCATTCTGGCCGCAACACACCAGAATCTCAAACAGATGGTGGATGAAGGCTCGTTTCGTGAAGACCTCTATTACCGCATCGACGTTCTGGACATCCCCATTCCCACCTTGGCGGAGCGTGGTGATGATCTGATTGAACTCATTACCCATTTTCTGGCAAAATTCTCCAAGGCCATGCATCGTCCCATGCCCGAAGTGAGCGACGAAGCGCTTCAGGCTTTGCGGCGATACGCGTGGCCCGGCAACATCCGCGAGCTTGAGAACCTCATGCAGCGTCTTGTGGTCATTCTGGACCACGACCGGGTGGAGATAACGGACCTGCCCGAGGCCATGCGTTTCAGCCTCCCCCGTGCAACCGGAACGCACGACCGCACTCTGGCCGAAGTGGAGTTCGAGCATATCAGCAATGTCTTGGCAATGGTGGGCGACAACAAGACCCGTGCCGCAGAAATTCTGGGCATCAATCGAAAGACGCTGCGGGAAAAACTGAAGCGCATGGCGTCTCCGGAGGTATGA
- a CDS encoding DUF1538 domain-containing protein translates to MMNRKTAGVLAKTIARTMGTRFWSSLKDLLPIILVIAFFQGVVLQQPLPDVWGVLEGSLLVVLGLTLFIQGLEMGLFPIGEQMAHALARKGSLTWLLIFAFSLGFATTIAEPSLIAVSEEAARVASRGGLIKAGEEAMAQYGMGLRLSVAFSVGASILVGVLRILKGWPVHNLIIGGYVLVMVMTIFAPEEIVGIAYDAGGVTTSTVTVPLVAALGVGLASIIKGRNPLVDGFGLIAFASLLPMIAVIGYGLVIFGAQ, encoded by the coding sequence ATGATGAACAGGAAAACGGCAGGTGTGTTGGCAAAAACAATTGCCAGGACCATGGGGACGCGGTTTTGGTCGTCCCTGAAGGATCTTTTGCCCATTATCCTGGTCATAGCTTTTTTCCAGGGAGTGGTCCTGCAGCAGCCTCTGCCCGATGTCTGGGGCGTGCTTGAGGGATCTTTGCTTGTCGTTCTGGGTTTGACCCTGTTCATTCAGGGGCTGGAAATGGGCTTGTTCCCCATTGGGGAACAGATGGCCCACGCCCTGGCCCGCAAGGGCAGCCTGACCTGGCTGCTCATTTTTGCCTTTTCGCTCGGGTTTGCCACCACCATTGCCGAGCCTTCGCTCATAGCCGTGTCCGAAGAGGCTGCCAGGGTCGCCTCCAGGGGAGGGCTCATCAAGGCGGGTGAAGAAGCCATGGCGCAGTATGGCATGGGCCTGCGTCTTTCCGTGGCTTTTTCCGTGGGCGCGTCAATCCTGGTCGGGGTGCTGCGCATATTGAAAGGATGGCCCGTGCACAACCTCATCATCGGCGGTTATGTGCTGGTCATGGTCATGACCATTTTTGCGCCCGAAGAGATCGTCGGCATCGCCTATGATGCGGGCGGGGTGACCACGTCCACGGTGACCGTGCCTCTGGTCGCGGCCCTCGGTGTGGGGCTGGCGTCGATCATCAAGGGACGCAATCCACTGGTGGACGGCTTTGGGCTGATCGCCTTTGCATCCTTGTTGCCCATGATTGCCGTGATCGGTTATGGGCTGGTCATCTTCGGAGCACAATAG